Proteins encoded within one genomic window of Flavobacterium sp. NG2:
- a CDS encoding glycoside hydrolase family 2 TIM barrel-domain containing protein, giving the protein MKRIFLFLSFMMLVSNVVFSQNDWENEIVFEKNKMQARVPSYSFKNEKDALEGNRDRSRIKSLNGIWKFNFVDKSEDRPTDFMTASFSGNKNWNDIEVPSNWEMKGYGQPIYTNIVYPFTPNILDATLKYDWRGPQPPLPPKIYRDNPVGSYYRDFEVPADWNNQSVILHFGGVTSAFYLWVNGKEVGYSQGSCLAAEFDITKYLKPGKNRVALQVFRYSDGSYLEDQDMWRLSGIHREVYLMAQPKIALNDFFVRTKFDNNYQDAKLEIRPLLWVQEDEAKLKGYTITAQLYDAANNKVLAKPLSVEVEKVYKERWPARDITKFAFMEAMIRSPRKWSAEDPYLYKLVFNVVDANGQVVESRSKKIGFRKIEFSKKNELLVNGKVVKIMGVNRHDHHPTRGKALTHDDLREDIETLKKFNFNAVRTSHYPNDPYFYELCNEYGLYVMDEANIEAHHLGSYIPQQPTWAAPILTRIIRMVERDKNEPCVISWSLGNESGTGPAFAAAAGWVKDFDPSRFIHYEGAQGDPEDPHYVEGVANEINKWPTYANPDDKNYVDVLSRMYPDLSQLVSMSDNAHITRPIIMCEYMHAMGNSIGGLVDIWDEIRARPNLIGGFIWDMKDQGLVKKDANGKDFYAYGGDFGDIPNDGNFCINGVFAPDLSPNPHAWECKFMFQPVVFEGADVKNSVVRISNRFSFSNLKEYEIRWEVAENGKTIQSGVLPQIELEAGASRTVKLPIKGIRFNDSSEYFIRMSLHEKTDRLWCKKGFEVAKNQFVLQSKITTPVLVSNVKDKVISSETANEVVVNGKSFSVVISKLNGELTSYKVKGEEQVFAPLKLNMTRPTVDNDIRGANSRSFSKSREFWADLPSRLKTSDVVVNNEGNSVKILVKQNLEAKVKLDKIYTISNDGTINFKLEMDADKNLPDLIRFGVTMGVSDSYKNTTYYGNGPWENYSDRKASAEVGEYSLKTDAVFYNYIFPQENGNHTDTRWLKLSASTKSGLQVTGSPLFGFSIWPYAAENINKARHPYDLNPQGFYTLNLDLVQLSLGGTLSNRLPQYLLKSGKYSFEFNLSALKQ; this is encoded by the coding sequence ATGAAAAGAATCTTTCTTTTTTTAAGTTTTATGATGTTGGTTTCCAATGTTGTTTTTTCTCAAAACGATTGGGAAAATGAAATAGTGTTTGAAAAAAACAAGATGCAAGCCAGAGTACCTTCTTATTCCTTTAAAAACGAAAAGGATGCCTTAGAAGGAAATAGAGATAGATCCCGTATAAAGTCATTAAACGGAATTTGGAAATTCAATTTTGTAGATAAATCTGAAGATCGTCCTACCGATTTTATGACGGCTTCTTTTAGTGGAAATAAAAATTGGAATGATATTGAAGTGCCTTCTAACTGGGAAATGAAAGGCTACGGACAGCCTATTTATACGAATATAGTATATCCTTTTACTCCCAATATTTTGGATGCAACTTTAAAATATGATTGGAGAGGGCCACAACCTCCATTACCTCCAAAAATTTATAGAGATAATCCTGTAGGAAGTTATTATAGAGATTTTGAAGTGCCAGCTGATTGGAATAATCAATCTGTAATTTTGCATTTTGGTGGTGTTACATCAGCCTTTTATCTTTGGGTAAATGGCAAAGAAGTAGGGTATAGTCAAGGAAGTTGTTTGGCTGCCGAATTTGATATTACAAAATATTTAAAGCCAGGTAAAAATAGAGTGGCTTTACAAGTCTTTCGTTATAGTGACGGAAGTTACTTAGAGGATCAAGATATGTGGCGATTGAGCGGTATTCACCGTGAAGTGTATTTGATGGCACAACCTAAAATAGCATTAAATGATTTCTTTGTGCGAACAAAATTCGATAACAATTATCAAGATGCTAAACTAGAAATTCGTCCTTTGCTATGGGTTCAAGAAGACGAAGCCAAACTTAAAGGGTATACGATTACGGCTCAATTGTATGATGCTGCTAATAATAAAGTTTTGGCTAAGCCTCTATCTGTAGAGGTGGAAAAAGTGTATAAAGAAAGATGGCCAGCTAGAGATATTACCAAGTTTGCTTTCATGGAAGCGATGATTCGCAGTCCACGCAAATGGTCTGCTGAAGATCCTTATTTGTATAAATTAGTATTTAATGTTGTGGATGCTAATGGTCAAGTAGTAGAATCTAGAAGTAAAAAAATAGGTTTCAGAAAAATTGAATTCAGTAAAAAGAATGAATTATTGGTAAATGGGAAAGTGGTTAAAATTATGGGGGTAAACCGCCATGATCACCATCCTACTCGCGGAAAAGCCTTAACTCACGATGATTTAAGAGAAGATATTGAGACCTTGAAGAAATTCAATTTTAATGCAGTTCGAACTTCGCATTATCCAAACGACCCTTATTTTTATGAGTTATGCAATGAATATGGTCTGTATGTAATGGATGAGGCTAATATTGAAGCACATCATTTAGGAAGTTATATTCCGCAACAGCCTACTTGGGCAGCACCAATTTTGACTAGAATTATCCGAATGGTCGAAAGAGACAAGAACGAACCTTGTGTTATTTCATGGTCATTGGGTAACGAAAGTGGAACAGGACCAGCTTTTGCAGCTGCGGCAGGATGGGTAAAAGATTTTGATCCGTCAAGATTTATTCATTATGAAGGAGCACAAGGAGATCCTGAAGATCCACATTATGTGGAAGGTGTGGCTAATGAAATCAATAAATGGCCTACTTATGCTAATCCTGATGATAAAAATTATGTGGATGTATTGAGTAGAATGTATCCTGACTTATCGCAATTAGTGAGTATGTCTGATAATGCGCATATTACGCGACCAATTATTATGTGTGAATACATGCATGCTATGGGGAATTCTATTGGTGGATTAGTGGATATTTGGGACGAAATACGAGCAAGACCTAACTTAATAGGAGGTTTTATTTGGGATATGAAAGACCAAGGATTAGTTAAAAAAGATGCTAATGGTAAAGATTTTTATGCTTATGGTGGTGACTTTGGAGATATTCCTAATGATGGTAACTTTTGTATCAACGGTGTTTTTGCACCTGATTTAAGTCCAAATCCTCATGCTTGGGAATGTAAATTTATGTTTCAACCAGTAGTTTTTGAAGGGGCTGATGTTAAGAATTCAGTAGTTAGAATCTCAAACCGTTTTTCTTTTTCAAACTTAAAGGAATATGAAATTCGTTGGGAAGTTGCTGAAAATGGCAAAACAATACAATCGGGTGTTTTGCCTCAAATAGAATTAGAAGCTGGAGCGTCAAGAACGGTTAAATTGCCAATAAAAGGAATTCGTTTCAATGATAGTTCAGAGTATTTTATTCGTATGTCATTGCATGAAAAAACAGATCGTTTGTGGTGCAAAAAAGGATTTGAAGTGGCTAAAAATCAATTCGTTCTTCAGTCTAAAATAACAACTCCCGTTTTAGTTTCAAATGTAAAAGATAAAGTAATTTCTAGTGAGACAGCTAATGAAGTGGTGGTAAATGGAAAGTCATTCTCAGTGGTGATTTCTAAATTGAATGGAGAGTTGACTTCATATAAAGTAAAAGGCGAAGAGCAAGTATTTGCTCCTTTAAAATTGAATATGACTCGTCCTACCGTTGATAATGATATAAGAGGAGCTAATAGTAGAAGTTTTTCTAAATCACGAGAGTTTTGGGCAGATCTTCCAAGTCGTCTTAAAACTTCTGATGTAGTAGTGAATAATGAAGGGAATTCTGTAAAAATTTTGGTGAAACAAAACCTAGAAGCTAAAGTGAAGTTGGATAAAATTTATACGATTTCAAATGATGGAACGATTAATTTCAAACTTGAAATGGATGCTGATAAAAACTTACCAGATTTAATTCGTTTTGGAGTGACAATGGGGGTTTCTGATTCCTATAAAAACACGACTTATTACGGAAATGGACCGTGGGAAAACTATAGTGACCGTAAGGCTAGTGCCGAAGTAGGAGAATATAGTTTAAAAACGGATGCTGTATTTTATAATTATATATTCCCTCAAGAAAACGGAAACCATACGGATACCAGATGGTTGAAATTGAGTGCTAGTACTAAATCTGGATTGCAAGTTACAGGAAGTCCGTTGTTTGGATTTTCTATCTGGCCTTATGCTGCGGAGAATATCAACAAAGCTAGGCATCCTTATGATTTAAATCCACAAGGGTTTTATACGCTAAATCTTGATTTGGTTCAGTTGTCTTTAGGGGGAACTTTGTCAAATCGATTGCCACAGTATTTATTAAAATCGGGTAAGTATAGTTTTGAATTCAATTTATCCGCATTGAAACAGTAA
- a CDS encoding family 16 glycosylhydrolase: MKKGFFIICALLPLLQLQAQKAKTVLPLSDPNNTGKWILNTEVSDEFDGPTLNEDRWYVVGKFENGKPVYKHPDFPNKNVWIGRAPSQFSGRNYRLENGKLILETRWEPDFPFSDKLDKPWGKDNTRSKFENLTTACLIGRKFFQYGYMEIKSKAADAEITSAFWAMGQGLELDIFEHFGDHRQPNKLKLDKELWWSIHDWTVKGNNSVYTEHHILDFRVADGFHTYGLEWDENGIKYFIDGKLFTEASKEKIDEWAKAKGFEKGYVVTKPISIWLDQETFPWHGVPDSKEDLELNSPEGKKDDGVVDFEIEYVRVWQKKNK; this comes from the coding sequence ATGAAAAAAGGATTTTTTATTATTTGTGCACTTTTGCCATTACTTCAGTTACAAGCGCAAAAAGCTAAAACTGTATTGCCGCTTTCAGACCCAAACAATACGGGGAAATGGATACTGAATACAGAAGTGAGTGATGAGTTTGATGGGCCAACGTTAAATGAAGATAGATGGTATGTAGTTGGGAAGTTTGAAAATGGAAAGCCAGTTTATAAACATCCTGATTTTCCAAATAAAAATGTTTGGATAGGACGTGCTCCTTCTCAGTTTTCGGGAAGAAATTATAGACTTGAAAATGGGAAATTAATTCTTGAAACACGTTGGGAGCCTGATTTTCCGTTTAGCGATAAATTAGACAAGCCATGGGGGAAAGACAATACAAGAAGTAAATTCGAAAATTTGACAACAGCTTGTTTGATAGGGAGAAAATTTTTCCAATACGGTTATATGGAAATTAAAAGTAAAGCTGCCGATGCTGAAATCACCAGTGCTTTTTGGGCGATGGGACAAGGGTTGGAATTGGATATTTTTGAGCACTTTGGAGATCATAGACAACCTAATAAATTAAAGCTTGATAAAGAATTGTGGTGGTCTATTCACGATTGGACAGTAAAAGGTAATAATAGCGTTTATACCGAACATCACATTTTAGATTTTAGAGTAGCCGATGGTTTTCATACTTACGGTTTAGAATGGGATGAAAATGGAATTAAATATTTTATAGATGGAAAACTTTTTACAGAAGCGTCTAAAGAAAAGATTGATGAATGGGCAAAAGCTAAAGGTTTTGAAAAAGGATATGTAGTTACTAAGCCAATTTCAATTTGGTTGGATCAAGAAACATTCCCTTGGCATGGCGTTCCTGATAGTAAAGAAGATTTAGAATTGAATAGCCCAGAAGGAAAAAAGGACGATGGCGTAGTTGATTTCGAAATTGAATATGTACGTGTTTGGCAAAAAAAGAACAAATAA
- a CDS encoding sulfatase, translating to MKRLLNQTKLAFMSLFLISTMPIVAQATKPNILVVLCDDLGYADVGFNGSKDIITPELDKLAKSGTIFSSAYVAHPFCGPSRAALMTGRYPHEFGAPYNLPDVGMNLKDGIPVQETYISDVMQKAGYYTSAIGKWHLGYGVPFHPNSRGFDDFYGFLGGGHKYFPADYKAQYDAQVKNGNKNIHAYLTPLLHNNTVVEETEYMTDALSREAVRVVKEAKEKKKPFFMYLAYNAPHVPLEAKAEDLKVFENIKDNDRRTYAAMVYAVDRGVGEIVKTLKETKQYENTLIIFLSDNGGNIEHGANNYPLRGTKGDTYEGGYRVPMFFHWPNKVPAGKRIDYAVSAIDFYPTFAKLAGATIPAGKKIDGKDIWSNLLAGKNTHKDDMIYAVRYRAGFSDVGARKDDFKIVKAGGPNSKWRLFDVKNDPNESKDLSAKYPELMKKMVEETQKWSETHITPLWFDNKKGEEMWFSTNMPNYDKAFKLD from the coding sequence ATGAAAAGACTATTAAACCAAACCAAGTTGGCTTTTATGAGCCTGTTTTTAATATCAACGATGCCGATAGTGGCACAAGCAACAAAACCAAATATCTTGGTTGTCCTTTGTGATGATTTAGGGTATGCCGATGTAGGATTTAATGGTTCTAAAGATATTATCACTCCAGAATTAGATAAACTAGCAAAGAGCGGAACTATTTTTTCGTCAGCTTATGTGGCGCATCCTTTTTGTGGGCCAAGTAGAGCGGCTTTGATGACAGGACGTTATCCACATGAATTTGGAGCTCCTTACAACCTTCCTGATGTGGGTATGAATTTAAAAGATGGTATTCCTGTTCAAGAAACATATATTAGTGATGTCATGCAAAAAGCAGGATATTATACCAGTGCAATAGGAAAATGGCATTTAGGTTATGGAGTGCCTTTTCATCCAAATAGCAGAGGTTTTGATGATTTTTATGGTTTCCTTGGAGGTGGTCATAAATATTTCCCAGCAGATTATAAAGCGCAGTATGATGCACAGGTGAAAAATGGGAATAAAAACATTCATGCTTATTTAACGCCTTTATTGCATAACAATACCGTTGTTGAAGAAACAGAATACATGACGGATGCTCTTTCGAGAGAAGCGGTTCGTGTGGTTAAAGAAGCTAAAGAAAAGAAGAAGCCGTTCTTTATGTATTTAGCGTACAATGCGCCTCATGTTCCATTAGAAGCTAAGGCAGAAGATTTGAAAGTTTTTGAAAACATCAAAGACAACGACCGTAGAACGTATGCTGCCATGGTTTATGCCGTAGATAGAGGTGTAGGGGAAATTGTAAAAACACTGAAGGAAACAAAGCAATATGAGAATACTTTAATCATTTTCTTAAGTGATAATGGTGGAAATATCGAACATGGAGCAAATAACTATCCGTTAAGAGGAACAAAAGGAGATACTTATGAAGGTGGGTATCGTGTACCAATGTTCTTCCATTGGCCAAATAAAGTACCAGCTGGTAAACGTATTGATTATGCTGTTTCGGCAATTGATTTTTATCCAACTTTTGCAAAATTAGCTGGGGCAACGATTCCTGCCGGAAAAAAAATAGATGGTAAGGATATTTGGTCTAACCTATTAGCTGGAAAAAATACACATAAGGATGATATGATTTATGCGGTTCGCTACCGTGCAGGTTTCTCAGATGTTGGAGCAAGGAAAGATGATTTTAAAATTGTAAAAGCGGGTGGTCCAAATAGCAAATGGAGATTATTTGATGTAAAAAACGACCCAAATGAATCTAAAGATTTGAGTGCTAAGTATCCTGAACTAATGAAAAAAATGGTAGAAGAAACTCAGAAATGGAGTGAAACGCATATAACACCGCTTTGGTTTGATAATAAAAAAGGAGAAGAAATGTGGTTTAGTACTAATATGCCAAATTACGATAAGGCTTTTAAGCTTGATTAA
- a CDS encoding family 16 glycosylhydrolase codes for MNIEVMDRDLNKRGVFFKVVFGIVMLTLVNCSKSKEDAQVIDVIKDPVVVDPVPNPNAPLSDQKNTGEWVLNEEMSDEFDGAVLDETKWHIQGKGGVYQSNFIGRAPSQFSTNNVRVEKGMLKLETRWEPTFNFSTKLDNGVKYENITTAAIISKKEFTYGYLEVKSKAADCEITSSFWATGSNVEFDFFEMFGDHKQPSKEAAGKERELWWSIHDWTSAGAGRTTYTESHDLGFRVAAAFHVYGFEWSADGVKIYIDGKLFRDVSRATINAYDDVAKQNGGNGANENFVITKPLKIWFDQETFPWHGVPDSKEEVGGNGTIDFEIEYLRIWQKKK; via the coding sequence ATGAATATAGAAGTAATGGATAGAGATTTGAATAAAAGAGGTGTTTTTTTTAAAGTTGTTTTTGGAATTGTTATGCTAACATTAGTGAATTGTAGCAAGTCCAAAGAAGATGCTCAGGTAATTGACGTTATTAAGGATCCGGTAGTTGTTGATCCTGTACCAAATCCTAATGCACCATTATCGGATCAAAAAAACACAGGAGAATGGGTTTTGAATGAAGAAATGAGTGATGAATTTGATGGTGCAGTTTTGGATGAAACCAAATGGCATATTCAAGGGAAAGGAGGCGTTTATCAGTCTAATTTTATTGGAAGAGCGCCTTCACAGTTTTCAACAAACAATGTTCGAGTTGAAAAGGGAATGTTGAAATTAGAAACTCGTTGGGAGCCTACTTTTAATTTTTCGACCAAATTAGATAATGGTGTGAAATATGAAAACATTACCACTGCTGCTATCATTTCTAAAAAGGAATTTACTTATGGTTATTTGGAAGTAAAGTCAAAAGCGGCAGATTGTGAGATAACAAGTTCTTTTTGGGCAACTGGTTCCAATGTAGAGTTTGATTTTTTTGAAATGTTTGGCGACCACAAACAGCCTAGTAAGGAAGCAGCTGGTAAAGAACGTGAACTTTGGTGGTCCATCCACGATTGGACTAGTGCAGGTGCTGGTAGAACAACCTATACAGAGTCTCACGACTTAGGGTTTAGAGTAGCAGCAGCCTTTCATGTTTATGGATTTGAGTGGAGTGCTGATGGGGTTAAAATCTATATTGATGGGAAATTATTTAGAGATGTGTCTAGAGCAACAATTAATGCTTATGATGATGTTGCAAAGCAAAATGGAGGTAATGGAGCCAATGAAAATTTTGTAATCACTAAGCCATTGAAAATTTGGTTTGACCAAGAAACCTTTCCTTGGCATGGAGTTCCTGATTCCAAAGAAGAGGTCGGAGGAAACGGTACTATCGATTTTGAAATCGAGTATTTGAGAATTTGGCAAAAAAAGAAGTAA